A window of Cryptomeria japonica chromosome 3, Sugi_1.0, whole genome shotgun sequence contains these coding sequences:
- the LOC131029624 gene encoding E3 ubiquitin-protein ligase APD2 isoform X2 yields the protein MPRAAYGGVTRGYYNNYSFTQHENREECWAYMIIPATFWIFASLTLSLGVYGTSQLVLAPNYSHLIEASPIFVKEIQLKYDEQEGGPVLYGFSNKPKLDVERNWSLKHTLYIDPDYHKEFAVWLNAGSKFWLSCEDKSFGFLDILLVVLKGEESLQEWIQDPSNPHLGLLRLKISGYGETEYIVKEDGNYYFVVGNFNQHSAEVVMRLNFTSKMYNTQTANYKCSMGKGLCAVKLSILQNSYALLTTPSGSNITGGRSVWSVELSYGARLLTYIIILGVIILVVYCIFRILGHLDQTTQTNTEPEESERTPLIPPKESTSDLSTYGTLGQDQESGLNSSTEDLYDGKICVICYDEPRSCFFVPCGHCATCYTCGQRIEIGENKTCPICRHTISKVKRLYNA from the exons ATGCCCAGAGCTGCGTATGGAGGAGTCACGCGAGGTTATTATAACAACTACTCTTTTACTCAACATGAGAACAGGGAGGAGTGCTGGGCCTATATGATCATTCCCGCGACATTTTGGATATTTG CATCACTGACATTGAGCTTGGGAGTTTATGGTACATCTCAGTTGGTGCTTGCGCCAAACTATTCTCATCTAATAGAAGCTAGCCCCATTTTTGTCAAGGAGATTCAG TTAAAATATGATGAGCAAGAGGGTGGTCCTGTGCTGTATGGTTTCTCAAACAAGCCAAAACTTGATGTGGAAAGGAACTGGAGCTTGAAGCACACTCTGTATATCGATCCTGATTATCATAAG GAATTTGCAGTTTGGTTGAACGCGGGCTCTAAATTTTGGCTTAGTTGTGAAGATAAGTCATTTGGATTTTTGGACATCTTGCTCGTTGTACTCAAAG GAGAGGAGAGCTTGCAGGAATGGATACAGGATCCATCAAATCCTCACTTAGGACTTCTGAGGCTAAAAATAAGTG GCTATGGGGAGACAGAATATATAGTGAAGGAGGATGGGAATTATTATTTTGTTGTGGGAAACTTCAATCAACATAGTGCAGAG GTTGTGATGAGGTTAAATTTTACTTCCAAAATGTATAACACCCAAACTGCCAATTACAAGTGTTCAATGGGAAAGGGCTTATGTGCTGTGAAGCTTTCAATCCTTCAAAATAGTTATGCACTTCTAACAACTCCATCTGGAAGCAATATAACG GGTGGAAGAAGCGTTTGGTCAGTTGAACTTTCTTATGGAGCTCGTTTATTGACATACATCATTATCTTag GGGTTATTATTCTTGTGGTTTACTGTATATTTAGAATATTGGGACATttagatcaaacaacacaaacaaACACAGAACCTGAAGAATCAGAAAGAACTCCACTGATACCTCCCAAAGAATCAACTAGTGATCTATCTACTTATGGAACACTTGGGCAAGACCAAGAGTCGGGGCTAAATTCTTCTACAGAGGATTTATACGATGGAAAAATTTGCGTCATTTGTTATGATGAGCCACGAAGTTGTTTTTTTGTTCCTTGTGGGCACTGTGCAACATGTTATACTTGTGGCCAAAg GATAGAGATTGGTGAAAACAAAACTTGTCCAATATGTCGACACACGATTAGTAAGGTGAAGCGATTGTACAATGCATAA
- the LOC131029624 gene encoding E3 ubiquitin-protein ligase APD2 isoform X4, whose amino-acid sequence MPRAAYGGVTRGYYNNYSFTQHENREECWAYMIIPATFWIFASLTLSLGVYGTSQLVLAPNYSHLIEASPIFVKEIQEFAVWLNAGSKFWLSCEDKSFGFLDILLVVLKGEESLQEWIQDPSNPHLGLLRLKISGYGETEYIVKEDGNYYFVVGNFNQHSAEVVMRLNFTSKMYNTQTANYKCSMGKGLCAVKLSILQNSYALLTTPSGSNITGGRSVWSVELSYGARLLTYIIILGVIILVVYCIFRILGHLDQTTQTNTEPEESERTPLIPPKESTSDLSTYGTLGQDQESGLNSSTEDLYDGKICVICYDEPRSCFFVPCGHCATCYTCGQRIEIGENKTCPICRHTISKVKRLYNA is encoded by the exons ATGCCCAGAGCTGCGTATGGAGGAGTCACGCGAGGTTATTATAACAACTACTCTTTTACTCAACATGAGAACAGGGAGGAGTGCTGGGCCTATATGATCATTCCCGCGACATTTTGGATATTTG CATCACTGACATTGAGCTTGGGAGTTTATGGTACATCTCAGTTGGTGCTTGCGCCAAACTATTCTCATCTAATAGAAGCTAGCCCCATTTTTGTCAAGGAGATTCAG GAATTTGCAGTTTGGTTGAACGCGGGCTCTAAATTTTGGCTTAGTTGTGAAGATAAGTCATTTGGATTTTTGGACATCTTGCTCGTTGTACTCAAAG GAGAGGAGAGCTTGCAGGAATGGATACAGGATCCATCAAATCCTCACTTAGGACTTCTGAGGCTAAAAATAAGTG GCTATGGGGAGACAGAATATATAGTGAAGGAGGATGGGAATTATTATTTTGTTGTGGGAAACTTCAATCAACATAGTGCAGAG GTTGTGATGAGGTTAAATTTTACTTCCAAAATGTATAACACCCAAACTGCCAATTACAAGTGTTCAATGGGAAAGGGCTTATGTGCTGTGAAGCTTTCAATCCTTCAAAATAGTTATGCACTTCTAACAACTCCATCTGGAAGCAATATAACG GGTGGAAGAAGCGTTTGGTCAGTTGAACTTTCTTATGGAGCTCGTTTATTGACATACATCATTATCTTag GGGTTATTATTCTTGTGGTTTACTGTATATTTAGAATATTGGGACATttagatcaaacaacacaaacaaACACAGAACCTGAAGAATCAGAAAGAACTCCACTGATACCTCCCAAAGAATCAACTAGTGATCTATCTACTTATGGAACACTTGGGCAAGACCAAGAGTCGGGGCTAAATTCTTCTACAGAGGATTTATACGATGGAAAAATTTGCGTCATTTGTTATGATGAGCCACGAAGTTGTTTTTTTGTTCCTTGTGGGCACTGTGCAACATGTTATACTTGTGGCCAAAg GATAGAGATTGGTGAAAACAAAACTTGTCCAATATGTCGACACACGATTAGTAAGGTGAAGCGATTGTACAATGCATAA